A single genomic interval of Halictus rubicundus isolate RS-2024b unplaced genomic scaffold, iyHalRubi1_principal scaffold0162, whole genome shotgun sequence harbors:
- the LOC143363881 gene encoding uncharacterized protein LOC143363881, whose protein sequence is MAPTSLRKLIALQNSRSAEIELTSSRLRERSRDSLNSNIISSRVNSLTEIWSKARATHEEIVVREDALNDVYITENVFARLQATYEDALDFLLTTRSELDSSSSNTGTSNTASVINDDTRPAKLPKLDLPTFAGRYEDWENFCDLFTTLVHNAPRLSDATKLQYLKSCLKDSAADLVKDVTTTNANYATTWRALKARFHNPRLIVYSHLRALMNLSHMKRESAGEMRLLADESQRIVRALSNLKMPVDHWDVWLVYIVASRLDPDSRKAWETELSKKDRQVILNYDGNSTEEDALGRFPRFSDLTEFLENRAQTLCMLTSEQGDNVKKAILSKPISGSRKVFHASTSFSTDGKFKCVICSGPHRIFKCNKFKAKNVSERRAEVLRLRLCFNCLGAHRVANCSFSTRCSSCKGRHHSLLHSDKVFTSFTKNSIPESKSSNSDESKTGVSAKVSSVHVHTANVISRKRSVLLATAQIMLIGPQGSRTRVRALLDQGSEASFVSSFITNLLGLEKRRVNMSLAGLGASSAGTAKAATQLIFQSVVDPSTKFEVNAFVLSKLTSQLPTRRLMEIDIGMFADLSLADPLFYVPDSVDIILGADVYGQLLKSGLKRFSDSSLVAQDTALGWIISGTVSADISRRAETSEHLQAYHSVWEDDLDISLQRFWILEELPPIIATLDSKDDACERLFRDTHFRDTNGRYVVRLPFNSDPPEVGVETRFMALKCLASIHRRFDRDPDLAIAYRKFMSVYEDLGHMERVSFNEINNSKAWYFPHHAVVRSKIRVVFDASRKNKGGRCPNDFLMKGPALQRDLCLILLNWRRYHFVFTTDVVKMFRQIYVASEQRDFQRIVWSPSHSDPPVDYRLTTVTYGTACAPYHAIRTLQQVAIDEGARFPLGAACLNSNTYVDDIFAGADDLSDALKTRQELVDMLRTAGIELDKWAANHNDLLPTKSSQYENIDQKSIADDELVKALGIRWNPTSDEFSFVAVNFEELVKAMTKRTVLSNIARLFDPLGWLAPITVTAKILMQDLWIVKCDWDETLPIDLRERWLQYCSSLSELSKLTINRWLGASLNSHAQIHGFSDASSRAFAAVVYIRMIDDNNRVHVSLLTAKCKVSPVKTVSIPNLELCGAVLLVKLLRYVKGLEFLQGFPMFAWTDSQIVLTWLRKHPCSWKTFVANRVSYIQTELPNVIWAHVPTRENPADLATRGCKPSNLINCNLWWNGPDWLVKTDEHWPKMASSPQVLHVDQIVSEPELFCRFSSFSLLIRVVAYCLRPFNVLKRRKSSLTPLPVYLTAIELNEARNVVFRLAQNHAFASEIELLSHGKPLPKRNGLCSLNPMYDETDRLLRVGGRLGNSSLPHEKKHPLILPRDSTLSRLLVRYAHRKCFHGGPTLTSNIVMQYAWILGRNRLVKTAIRNCIVCQRNKPRLAHQMMGNLPVSRVTPARPFSTSGLDYAGPFQIKSSKGRGHKSYKGYIVLVICFASRAIHLEAVSDLTTKIFLAAYKRFASRRGICTNLFSDNATTFQAADKELRSMFKSGSEFYKSVAASLANDGTSWTFIPANSPHYGGLWEAGVRSVKYHLKRVLGDRILTFEEFSTVLAEIELCLNSRPICPLNSDIDDLRVLTPAHFLIGEIPGLIPDKDYSNVPENCLERFHLLQAIRNDFWKRWSSEYIQHLQERSKWRGQTKNFAIGQLVLLRDDRYPPSKWPLGRVIEVHPGSDGLVRVVTVKTATSNLRRHIARLCPLFIQHSSEKSNESTCGDKDS, encoded by the coding sequence ATGGCTCCTACGTCGTTACGAAAGCTCATTGCGCTACAGAATTCTCGCTCAGCGGAAATTGAATTGACCAGTAGTCGATTGCGAGAGAGATCTCGCGATAGTTTGAATTCAAACATTATTTCATCACGAGTCAATTCACTGACTGAGATTTGGAGCAAGGCGCGTGCCACACATGAAGAAATTGTCGTCCGAGAGGATGCCCTGAACGATGTCTACATCACGGAAAATGTGTTTGCTCGTCTACAAGCAACATACGAGGACGCGCTTGATTTTCTTCTCACCACAAGGTCAGAATTAGACAGCAGTTCAAGTAATACCGGAACTTCAAATACCGCTTCTGTAATCAATGATGATACACGCCCCGCGAAgttaccaaaattagatttaccGACATTTGCGGGTCGTTACGAGGATTGGGAGAATTTTTGCGATCTGTTTACTACCCTAGTTCATAATGCGCCGCGTTTATCTGACGCCACGAAATTGCAATATCTTAAAAGTTGTTTGAAAGATTCTGCCGCGGATCTTGTGAAGGATGTTACCACTACCAACGCGAATTATGCGACGACTTGGCGGGCTTTGAAGGCGCGTTTTCATAATCCTAGATTAATAGTTTACAGTCATTTGCGAGCGTTAATGAATCTTTCTCATATGAAAAGGGAGTCTGCGGGTGAAATGCGTTTGCTTGCGGACGAATCTCAGCGTATTGTGCGTGCGttatcgaatttgaaaatgccAGTTGATCATTGGGATGTTTGGTTAGTGTATATAGTAGCTTCACGTCTGGATCCCGATTCGCGAAAGGCTTGGGAAACAGAGTTAAGTAAGAAGGATCGTCAGGTAATTTTAAATTATGATGGGAACTCGACCGAGGAGGATGCTCTCGGTAGATTTCCAAGGTTTTCCGATTTAACTGAGTTTTTAGAGAATCGTGCACAGACACTCTGTATGCTCACTTCTGAACAGGGTGATAATGTCAAGAAAGCAATTTTATCTAAACCAATATCAGGATCTCGAAAGGTATTTCATGCGTCTACGTCGTTTTCAACAGACGGTAaatttaaatgtgtgatatgTTCTGGTCCCCATCGCATTTTTaagtgcaataaattcaaagcaAAGAATGTTTCTGAACGTCGCGCTGAAGTACTTCGCTTGCGGCTTTGTTTTAATTGTCTCGGTGCTCATAGAGTTGCTAATTGCTCTTTTTCTACTAGATGTTCGAGCTGTAAGGGAAGGCATCATTCTTTGCTCCATTCTGACAAAGTTTTCACCAGCTTTACTAAGAATTCAATTCCGGAATCGAAATCAAGCAATTCGGACGAGTCTAAGACTGGAGTTTCAGCAAAGGTCTCGAGTGTACATGTGCATACTGCGAATGTGATATCTCGTAAGCGTTCAGTTTTATTAGCGACTGCTCAGATAATGCTGATAGGGCCACAAGGTTCACGGACACGTGTTCGAGCTTTGCTTGATCAAGGTTCGGAGGCTTCGTTTGTTTCCAGTTTTATCACGAATCTTTTAGGATTAGAGAAACGTCGCGTCAATATGTCGTTGGCCGGGCTCGGAGCCAGTTCAGCAGGAACAGCTAAGGCTGCAACGCAGCTAATATTTCAGTCTGTTGTCGATCCGTCAACTAAGTTTGAAGTCAATGCCTTTGTTTTGTCAAAATTAACGTCGCAGCTTCCAACACGTAGGTTAATGGAGATCGATATTGGAATGTTTGCTGATTTATCTTTGGCAGATCCATTGTTCTATGTTCCTGATTCTGTAGATATTATTTTAGGCGCAGATGTTTACGGACAGCTATTGAAGTCAGGGTTGAAAAGATTTTCTGATTCATCTTTAGTTGCCCAAGATACAGCGTTAGGCTGGATAATTTCCGGTACAGTGTCCGCGGATATTTCACGGCGGGCGGAAACTTCTGAGCATCTTCAGGCGTATCACAGTGTTTGGGAAGACGACTTAGATATATCGTTACAACGTTTTTGGATCCTCGAAGAGTTACCACCAATAATTGCGACTCTTGATTCTAAAGATGATGCTTGCGAAAGATTGTTTAGGGATACACACTTTCGAGATACCAATGGACGTTATGTTGTACGTCTGCCTTTCAATTCAGATCCTCCAGAAGTCGGAGTCGAGACTCGATTTATGGCTTTGAAATGTTTAGCTTCAATTCATCGACGTTTTGATCGTGATCCTGACTTAGCAATCGCTTATCGGAAGTTTATGAGCGTTTATGAGGATCTTGGTCACATGGAACGCGTCTCgtttaatgaaattaacaaCTCGAAGGCGTGGTATTTTCCGCATCATGCGGTGGTGCGATCAAAGATCCGGGTTGTTTTTGACGCATCTCGGAAGAATAAAGGAGGACGTTGTCCAAACGATTTCCTTATGAAAGGCCCTGCTCTTCAACGCGATTTATgtctaattttattgaattggcGTCGATACCACTTCGTATTCACGACCGATGTTGTTAAGATGTTTCGTCAGATTTATGTTGCGTCGGAACAGAGAGATTTTCAACGAATCGTATGGTCTCCTAGTCATTCGGATCCCCCTGTTGATTATCGTCTCACAACAGTGACTTATGGCACAGCATGTGCTCCTTACCATGCGATTCGCACACTTCAGCAAGTAGCAATCGATGAGGGTGCTCGATTTCCACTCGGTGCTGCTTGCCTAAATTCTAATACGTATGTAGACGATATATTTGCCGGAGCAGATGATCTCTCTGATGCCTTGAAAACGCGTCAAGAACTAGTCGATATGTTACGTACAGCAGGAATTGAACTCGACAAGTGGGCCGCGAATCATAATGATTTGTTGCCTACGAAATCTTCGCAATATGAGAACATTGACCAAAAAAGCATCGCAGATGACGAATTAGTGAAAGCTCTAGGTATTCGTTGGAATCCAACGTCTGATGAATTCAGTTTTGTCGCTGTAAATTTCGAAGAGCTGGTTAAAGCAATGACGAAACGAACTGTTTTATCAAACATCGCGCGTTTATTTGATCCTTTGGGGTGGCTCGCGCCGATAACGGTTACAGCTAAAATTTTAATGCAAGATCTTTGGATTGTAAAATGCGATTGGGACGAGACGTTACCTATAGACCTTCGAGAACGATGGCTCCAGTATTGCAGTTCGCTTTCTGAGCTATCGAAGTTAACCATTAACCGATGGTTAGGTGCATCTTTAAATTCACATGCACAGATTCACGGATTTTCTGACGCTTCATCGCGGGCTTTCGCTGCAGTTGTCTATATTCGAATGATTGACGATAACAATCGCGTACATGTTTCTTTGTTAACTGCAAAATGCAAGGTATCACCTGTCAAAACTGTGAGCATACCGAATCTTGAGTTGTGCGGGGCAGTGTTGCTCGTAAAACTTTTGCGTTATGTAAAAGGTTTGGAATTTTTGCAAGGTTTCCCAATGTTTGCGTGGACCGATAGTCAAATTGTTTTGACTTGGCTTCGAAAACATCCGTGTAGCTGGAAGACCTTTGTTGCGAATCGGGTATCCTATATCCAGACTGAATTACCTAATGTTATTTGGGCACATGTACCGACTCGTGAGAATCCGGCAGATTTGGCGACACGAGGTTGTAAACCCTCTAATTTGATCAATTGTAATTTATGGTGGAACGGGCCTGATTGGTTAGTGAAGACTGACGAGCATTGGCCCAAGATGGCATCGTCTCCTCAAGTATTACATGTTGATCAAATTGTGAgcgaaccagaacttttctgtagATTTTCCTCCTTTTCTCTGTTAATTCGTGTTGTAGCATATTGTTTACGTCCATTCAATGTTCTTAAGAGACGCAAAAGTAGTTTAACTCCATTGCCTGTTTATCTCACAGCCATAGAATTGAACGAGGCCCGAAATGTTGTGTTTAGATTAGCTCAAAATCACGCATTTGCATCAGAAATTGAACTCTTATCACATGGGAAGCCGTTACCTAAACGCAACGGTTTATGTAGTTTAAATCCGATGTATGATGAGACGGATCGTTTATTACGGGTAGGAGGTCGTCTTGGAAATTCAAGTTTACCTCACGAAAAGAAACATCCGCTGATTTTGCCGCGAGATTCGACACTTAGTCGCTTATTAGTACGGTACGCGCATCGGAAATGTTTTCACGGGGGACCAACACTTACTTCTAATATTGTGATGCAATATGCGTGGATTTTGGGTCGAAATCGTTTAGTTAAGACTGCGATCAGGAACTGTATAGTTTGTCAACGCAACAAACCACGTCTAGCTCATCAGATGATGGGTAATTTGCCTGTCTCACGAGTGACTCCGGCTCGACCATTTTCGACGTCAGGTCTAGATTATGCCGGTCCCTTTCAAATTAAAAGCTCTAAGGGTCGAGGGCACAAATCTTATAAGGGATATATAGTGCTCGTTATCTGTTTTGCGTCGCGAGCGATACATCTTGAAGCGGTTAGCGATCTTACAACTAAGATTTTTCTCGCCGCTTATAAACGTTTTGCGAGTAGACGCGGAATTTGTACGAATCTTTTTTCTGACAATGCAACTACTTTTCAAGCTGCTGATAAAGAGTTGCGAAGTATGTTTAAATCAGgttctgaattttataaaagcGTTGCTGCGTCTCTTGCGAATGATGGAACATCTTGGACATTTATTCCAGCGAATTCTCCTCATTACGGAGGTTTGTGGGAGGCTGGAGTAAGATCTGTGAAGTATCATCTCAAGCGTGTCCTCGGTGATAGAATATTAACTTTCGAAGAGTTTTCTACAGTGCTCGCCGAAATAGAATTGTGTCTAAACTCACGTCCAATATGtcctttaaattctgatattgaCGATTTACGGGTTTTGACACCTGCACATTTTTTGATCGGCGAAATTCCTGGTTTAATTCCTGATAAAGATTATTCCAATGTACCGGAAAACTGTTTAGAACGTTTTCATCTGCTTCAAGccattcgaaatgatttttggaaGCGGTGGTCATCAGAATATATACAACATTTGCAAGAGCGTTCAAAATGGCGAGGTCAAACTAAGAATTTTGCAATTGGACAATTAGTTTTATTACGCGATGATCGTTATCCGCCTTCGAAATGGCCTTTGGGACGTGTGATAGAGGTTCATCCCGGTTCAGACGGGTTAGTTAGAGTCGTCACCGTTAAAACGGCTACGTCAAATTTGCGACGACATATCGCACGCCTGTGTCCTCTTTTTATTCAACACAGTTCCGAAAAGTCGAACGAATCGACTTGTGGGGACAAAGACAGTTGA